The nucleotide window CTTGGCTGTCGATCAGGCCCAGGTTGGAAGCCCCCGGCATCTGCAGGTGGGCCTGCACCAGGGCCAGCTGCTGCTCATGGGCCGGCAGCGCCCCCAGTGACTGGGCCAGGGTGGCCAGGATGCCGTGGTAGCCGGCCAACCGCTGCCTGGCGCTGGCGACCGCATGGTCGAGATTGGCCAAGAGATCCGCCTGCCAATGGCGGCTGGTGCTGACGTAGGTCCAGCGGCCGTAGGCCAGCATCACCAGCACCAGGAAAATGACGAAGACGGTGCTGACCCCTTCCACCACCTGCCCCTCCAGGGACGGCTTGGGGGGCAGGTGCTGCTTGGCGCCCCGCACCTGGCGCATGAAACGGTTCCAGCACAGGGCCTTGGCCAGGGCGCCGCTGACCAGGCCGTTGAACAGCAGCGTCACATAGGTCAGTGCCAGGGTGACCGGCTGGGGAGGCTCGGCCAGCACCAGCAGCAACAGGGCCAGGGGACCGCCCAGCAGGGCCCAGTAGGCGGCCGTGGCGCTCAGCAGGCGCAGCTTGCGGCTCATCAGCCAGGCCACCAGGGGCCCTTCCAGGGCAAAAGCCAGCGCCAGCAGCCCCAGGCTGCCCTCCATGAGCAGCCCCAAGGCAGCCGCCAGGGCCACCAGGGCGGCGCTGCGCCAACCCAGCAGGTAGGCGCAGAGCAGGGAAAGGGCCGACGGGAACACCAGGTAGAGCTGGCCGGGCAGCAGTTCAAAGGGAAGCCAGGCCACCGCCAGGGCCAGCAGGGCCGCCAGCACCGTGAAAGGCCAATGCCTTTGCAGCAGGGCCGTCATGGACGCCCCCCAGGGCGCTGCTCGGTATGCCCTTGACCGGGATTGGCTGGTAACATGGCTGCTCTACTGGTGAGGTGGTTCAGCATGGCATTCTGTTACTGTGGTTCAACACAACCCTTTTCTCAATGCTGCCAGGCGGTTATCGGCGATCAGGCCAAGGCGGCAACGGCCGAGCAGTTGATGCGGGCCCGCTACAGCGCCCACTGCAGCGGCGACATCGACTTCATCCTGGCCAGCTGGCACCCCGACGGCCGTCACCAGCAGGATGTGGCGGCCATTGCCGCCTTTGCCCGCGACCACCAGTGGCTGGGCCTGGAGGTGCTGTCCCAGCAGCGCCTTGGCGACGACGAGGCCAGGGTCACCTTCGTGGCCCGCTTCCGGGACCAGGACGGCCAGGGCCAGTTCCACCTGGAGGACAGCCGCTTCCTGCGCCAGCAGGGGCTCTGGTACTACCATAGCGGCCTCTACCCCGAGCCCCAGCGCAACGGCCCCTGCCCCTGTGGCAGCGGCAAGAAATACAAGCGCTGCTGCGACTGACTTGTGTCCACCCGCCTGACTCGCTAGGGTAGCGAAAAAACAACCACGACAAAGGCTTAATGCCATGAACTGGCTCGTCAAGGGCGCCGTGCGCCTGGTGGAACGCTACCTTCCCGACCCCTACGTCATAGTGCTGCTGCTGACCCTGCTGGTCTGCACCCTGGCGGTGCTGGTGCAGGGCCAGAGCCCGCTGCAGGTGGCCCGCGACTGGGGGGACGGCTTCTGGAACCTGCTCACCTTCGCCATGCAGATGGCGCTGATCCTGATCACCGGCCATATGGTGGCCAGCGCCGCGCCTGTGCAGCGGGGGCTGAGCGCCCTGGCCAGGCGCCTGCCCGGTCCCGGTGCCGCCATCGTCACCGTCACCCTGGTGGCCCTGGCCGCGTCCTGGCTCAACTGGGGCTTCGGCCTGGTGGTCGGCGCCTTCCTGGCCAGGGCCATCGCCCGGGAAGTGGCGGTGGATTTCCGGCTGCTGGTGGCCTCGGCCTATTCCGGCTTCATCGTCTGGCACGGCGGCCTGTCCGGCTCGGTGCCCCTGACCATCAACACCCCTGGCCACTTCGCCGAGGCCCAGATCGGCCTGATCGGCACCGACCAGACCCTGTTCGCCCCCTTCAACCTGGTCCTGCTGGCCGCCCTGGTGGTGGTGGTGCCGCTGCTCAACTACCTGATGATGGGCAGGCACGGCGTCCAGGCGCCCAGGGAGGCCCTGGCGGAAAAGCGGGTTGACGCCGGCCGGCTCCAGGGGCCGCTGCTGCACAGCCGCTGGCTCACCGCCCTGGTGGTGATGCTGATGGGGCTGTGGCTGGGCCAGCATTTCGCCAGCGGTGGCGGCCTCAACCTCAACGTGCTGAACCTGTGTTTCTTGACCCTGGGCCTGGCTCTGCACCAGACCCCGGCGCGGCTGCTGGCCGCTTTCCAGTCCGGTTGCCAGGCCGCCAGCGGCATACTGCTGCAGTTCCCCTTCTACGCCGGCATCATGGCGGTGATGGTGAAATCGGGCATGGCCGCCGCGCTGGCCTCCTGGTTCCTGTCCTTCGCCAGCGCCGAGACCTTGCCGCTGTGGAGCTTCCTGTCCGCCGGCCTTATCAACCTGCTGGTGCCCTCCGGCGGCGGCCAGTGGGCGGTGCAGGCGCCGGTGATGATCCCCGCCGCCCAGGCCCTGGGCGCCGATCTGCCCCGGGTGGCCATGGCCGTGGCCTGGGGGGACGCCTGGACCAACCTGCTGCAGCCCTTCTGGGCCCTGCCGGTGCTGGCCATCGCCGGCCTGTCGGCCCGGGACATCATGGGTTTTTGCCTGATCCAGCTGCTGGTCACCGGGGTGCTGCTGGCCCTGGGACTGACCCTGCTATAGAAAAGGCCGCCCAGAGGCGGCCTTTTTCCTGTCAGGGCGCCAGGCGCCGACGGCGCCACTGGCCGTCCGCCAGCACGAAGCGGATGCGGTCGTGGAGGCGGTTCTCCCGGCCGGCCCAGAATTCCACCTGCTCGGGCCTGAGCACATAGCCGCCCCAATGGGGCGGACAGGGGATGGGATCGGCCTTTGCAAAGCGTTCCTGCACCTCGGCCAAGTCCTGCTCCAGCTGCTCGCGGGACTCGATGACCTCGGACTGGGGCGAGGCCCAGGCGCCCAGCTGGGAGCCGCGGGGGCGGGAGGCGAAGTAGGCTTCGCTTTCGGCCCGGGGCAGCTTCTCCACCCTGCCCTCGATACGCACCTGCCGGGCCAGGTGCGGCCAGAAGAAGTTCATGGCCGCCACCGGGTTCTCGGCCAGCTCCCGGCCCTTGTCGGAGTCGTAGTTGGTGTAGAAGACGAAGCCGCGCTGGTCCACGCCCTTGAGCAGCAGGATACGGCTGGTCACGGCGCCGCCGGGCTTGACGGTGGCCAGGGTCATCACGTTGGGCTCGTTCCAGTCCGGGGCCGGGTTGGCCTCGACGGCTTCGCTGAACCAGTGCCGGAACTGGCTGATGGGATCGGCATCCAGATGGGCGTCATCCAGGGGCGCGTGCTGGTACTGACGACGCATGGCATCGATGCTCATGTCTGCTCCTTAGCAAAAGAAAAGGCAGCCTTAAGGCTGCCTCTTATTATGCAATGGCGCTTTGCAGCACATCAAAGAATCGCTCCAATTCCTCGATGCTGTTGTAGTGCATGCAGCCGACCCGGACCACCGACGCCACGCCCAGCTGCTGGACCAGGCCCAGGGCATAGAAGTTGCCGTCCCAGACGCAGATATGCTCGCGGCCCAGGGCCTCGCAGAGGGTGCGGGGCTCGACGCCGTCGATGTTGAAGGCGAAGGTGGGGGTACGCTCGGCCAGGCGGGCCATGTCGGTGATGCCGTACAGGGTCACGCCGGGGATGGCCTGGATCCGCTCCAGGAAGTACTGGGACAGCTTCATCTCGTGGCCCTTGATCAGGGCGAAGCTGTCGGCCAGGCGCTCACGGCGCGGCTTGTCGCTGCTGCTGCCGGCCAGGTCGGCCAGGTAGTTGACCGCCTCGATGAAACCGGCCAGGGCCTCGAAGCTCTGGGTGCCGGTCTCGAACTTGTTGGGCACCACGTCCTTGGCGGGTTCGACCTTGTAGGGCCGGAGCTGTTCCAGCAGTTCGTACCTGCCGTAGACGAGCCCCAGGTGCGGGCCGAAGAACTTGTAGGCGCTGCAGGCCAGGAAATCGCAGCCCAGGGCCTGGACGTCGATGAGTTCGTGGGGGGCGTAGTGGACCGCGTCCACCCAGACCTTGGCGCCGACCTGGTGGGCCGCGTCCACCACCTGCTTGACGTCGACGATGGAGCCGGTGGTGTTGGAGGCATGGGTCAGGGCCACCAGGCGGGTCTTGTCGCTGAGCAGGGACAACAGGTGCTCATGGTCCAGGGTGCAGTCGTCTTCCTTCACCCGCACCTGGTGCACCACCACGTCCCTGTCCTCGGCGGCCTGCTGCCAGGAGGAGACGTTGGAATAATGGTCCAGGGCGGTGACGATGATCTCGTCGCCGGCCTGCCAGTCCCGGGACAGGGTCCGGCTCATGGCGAAGGTCAGGGTGGTCATGTTGGGACCGAACAGGACTTCCTCGGGGCGGGAGGCGTTCAGCAGATCCTGGGCGGCCTGGCGGGCCTGCGCCATCAGTTCCACCGTCATGTGGCTGGAGAAATAGGCCCCACCCAGGTTGGCATTGTAATGGCCCAGGTAGCCGACCATGGCCGCCAGCACCCGATCCGGCACCTGGGCGCCGCCGGGGCCGTCCAGGAAAATCGGTGCTTTACCTTCAACTTCTTGATTCAGGGCAGGAAACGCCTGGCGCAGGGCAGAGATATTGAGTTCTTTCACGTAACGACTTCCAGCTCACTTATGTAGGGCGCGCCCAGTCTAGCGGCGGCCCTGGGGCAAGTCCAGAAGGCGGGCCCGGCTCAGGCCGGCATTGTGGCTTCGGTCATATTTTGTGCAATATCGGCAAATCGTGACAGCACCTCGCCAAGATCGGCATTGGCCACCGGCGGATCGGCCGCCCTGGCGACCTGGCCCCCCTGCAACCGGGCCAGCGCCCTCGGCTCCAGCTCGGCCCGGACCCAGTGCGGGATATGCTTGTCGTCGGCCGGCCTGTCCAGCTGCGGCTCGGGCGCCAGGCAGTCGAACAGCCGCGCCGCCACCAGGCCGCCCTGGTGGAACTGGCTGGACAAGGTCTGGGAGCGGGCCGGGGTCAGTTCATCGGCGCCCAGGGGACGGCGCACCCCGGGATAGAAGCGGGCCTCCAGACTGGCCCTGGCCTCGGTGGCGGGCCAGGGGCTGGCGATGCCGGGCTTTTCCAGCAGGTCGTCGCCCAGCATGGCCAGCAGCAGGGCGAAATCGCGGCGCTGGCCGGCCTGGGTCGCCTTGCCCAATGCCTGGTCCAGTTGCAGCTCGTGTTGGAGATAGGAAGCCGTTGTTTGCACAGAAAAACGTCAGTTTGCCCAGTTACTGACCTTATCGGCAGCCAAGGCCATTTTTTTAGAAAAAATCCCCCTTTACAGCGTCCTTCGATTTGGTATGATGCACGCCGCGTCACGGGGTGGGGTTCCCGAGTGGCCAAAGGGATCAGACTGTAAATCTGACGGCTCAGCCTTCGAAGGTTCGAATCCTTCCCCCACCACCATCCTATTAAAACGAAAGTGGCCAAGGCGGCTTTCCAAAGTACCAGACTCGGTGGGGTTCCCGAGTGGCCAAAGGGATCAGACTGTAAATCTGACGGCTCAGCCTTCGAAGGTTCGAATCCTTCCCCCACCACCATCCAAGAAAATGCCGCCCTCGGGCGGCATTTTTTTATGCCTGCAAAACAGGCTATACTCGGCAGCCTTTTGGCCCTCAGGCGGAGATCACACCCAGGTGGAACTGCAGGAACTGACAGAGAAGCTTATCGCCCATTACCAGGACGGTCTGGAGCTGTGGCAAGACAGCCACGAGACCGATGCCGGCCACTTTTCGGCCAGTCACCTGGTGCACAGGGACTGGGACACCCTCAGCCCCACCGAATGCGGCAGCTGGCTGGCCTGCTTTGTCTACTGTCTGGAAGTGGCGGCCATGGTGCGCCTGGCCAACGAGTACCCGGGCCTGATGATGCTGCCCGAGCAGCAGCAGCTGGAAGCCGCGGCGGTCATGGCCGAGTCGGAGATGATGGCGGCGGTGATCCGTGCCCTGCCCCAGGCCTTTGCCGCCGATCACCCCAAGTGTGACGAGCCCAGGGAGTTCCTGCCCGACGAGGCCAGGAGCATGCTGGACTCGCTGCTGGCGCTGTCCGACACCGTGCCCCAGGAGCACCAGCACGACGGCGACAGCTTCATCTGCCTGATGGACACCATGCAGTCCGGCGCCGCCGACTTCGCCATCCAGTATGTATCCGAGCACCCCGAGATGATGAAGCCGTCCCTGGGCAGCACCGCCATACTGCAGGACATGCTGGTGGAGATGACGGTGCTGGATCAGCAATACCTGCTCGGCCGCCTGCTGGCCTTCATGCCGCGCTTTTGCAACCAGCCGCTGATGGCCCAGCGCCTGGAGATGCTGGCCGAGGCCATGGGCAAGCCGCGCATGGCCCCCTCCGGTCAACTGCATTGAACTACACTCCCTGAAACAACAGAAAATTCAAAAACCTGTGTTTCAGGGAGAACCCCATGAAAAACTGCCTGCCGGCCCTGGCCCTGCCCCTGCTGCTCAACGCCTGCGCCATGGCGCCGCCCTGTGAACGTATCGAAGTGGTCATGGAACAGCAGCGCCGCTGCGATCAGATGCGCCGCAACATGGACAACCTCAAGGGCCGTCCGCAGATGCACGGCGCCGCTATGGAAAGATACCGCCAGGAATGC belongs to Gallaecimonas sp. GXIMD4217 and includes:
- a CDS encoding TIGR00366 family protein; protein product: MNWLVKGAVRLVERYLPDPYVIVLLLTLLVCTLAVLVQGQSPLQVARDWGDGFWNLLTFAMQMALILITGHMVASAAPVQRGLSALARRLPGPGAAIVTVTLVALAASWLNWGFGLVVGAFLARAIAREVAVDFRLLVASAYSGFIVWHGGLSGSVPLTINTPGHFAEAQIGLIGTDQTLFAPFNLVLLAALVVVVPLLNYLMMGRHGVQAPREALAEKRVDAGRLQGPLLHSRWLTALVVMLMGLWLGQHFASGGGLNLNVLNLCFLTLGLALHQTPARLLAAFQSGCQAASGILLQFPFYAGIMAVMVKSGMAAALASWFLSFASAETLPLWSFLSAGLINLLVPSGGGQWAVQAPVMIPAAQALGADLPRVAMAVAWGDAWTNLLQPFWALPVLAIAGLSARDIMGFCLIQLLVTGVLLALGLTLL
- the pdxH gene encoding pyridoxamine 5'-phosphate oxidase, which gives rise to MSIDAMRRQYQHAPLDDAHLDADPISQFRHWFSEAVEANPAPDWNEPNVMTLATVKPGGAVTSRILLLKGVDQRGFVFYTNYDSDKGRELAENPVAAMNFFWPHLARQVRIEGRVEKLPRAESEAYFASRPRGSQLGAWASPQSEVIESREQLEQDLAEVQERFAKADPIPCPPHWGGYVLRPEQVEFWAGRENRLHDRIRFVLADGQWRRRRLAP
- a CDS encoding VC2046/SO_2500 family protein, which encodes MQTTASYLQHELQLDQALGKATQAGQRRDFALLLAMLGDDLLEKPGIASPWPATEARASLEARFYPGVRRPLGADELTPARSQTLSSQFHQGGLVAARLFDCLAPEPQLDRPADDKHIPHWVRAELEPRALARLQGGQVARAADPPVANADLGEVLSRFADIAQNMTEATMPA
- a CDS encoding YchJ family metal-binding protein: MAFCYCGSTQPFSQCCQAVIGDQAKAATAEQLMRARYSAHCSGDIDFILASWHPDGRHQQDVAAIAAFARDHQWLGLEVLSQQRLGDDEARVTFVARFRDQDGQGQFHLEDSRFLRQQGLWYYHSGLYPEPQRNGPCPCGSGKKYKRCCD
- a CDS encoding cysteine desulfurase-like protein, with product MKELNISALRQAFPALNQEVEGKAPIFLDGPGGAQVPDRVLAAMVGYLGHYNANLGGAYFSSHMTVELMAQARQAAQDLLNASRPEEVLFGPNMTTLTFAMSRTLSRDWQAGDEIIVTALDHYSNVSSWQQAAEDRDVVVHQVRVKEDDCTLDHEHLLSLLSDKTRLVALTHASNTTGSIVDVKQVVDAAHQVGAKVWVDAVHYAPHELIDVQALGCDFLACSAYKFFGPHLGLVYGRYELLEQLRPYKVEPAKDVVPNKFETGTQSFEALAGFIEAVNYLADLAGSSSDKPRRERLADSFALIKGHEMKLSQYFLERIQAIPGVTLYGITDMARLAERTPTFAFNIDGVEPRTLCEALGREHICVWDGNFYALGLVQQLGVASVVRVGCMHYNSIEELERFFDVLQSAIA